One window from the genome of Saimiri boliviensis isolate mSaiBol1 chromosome 2, mSaiBol1.pri, whole genome shotgun sequence encodes:
- the IFNB1 gene encoding interferon beta: MTHKCLLQIALLLCFSTTAISMSYNLLGFLQRRSNFQSQKLLRQLNGRLEYCLKDRMDFEIPKEITQPQRLQKEDVALIVYEMLQNIFTIFNRDFSRTGWNKTIVENFLANVYQHIEHLKTILKEKWEKKEFTREKSMSSLHLKRYYGRILHYLMAKEYSHCAWTIVSAEILRNFYFIDRLTGYL, encoded by the coding sequence ATGACCCACAAGTGTCTCCTCCAAATTGCTCTCCTGTTGTGCTTCTCCACTACAGCTATTTCCATGAGCTACAACTTACTTGGATTCCTACAAAGAAGAAGCAATTTTCAGAGCCAGAAGCTCCTACGGCAACTGAATGGAAGGCTTGAATATTGCCTCAAGGACAGGATGGACTTTGAGATCCCTAAGGAGATCACACAACCGCAGCGGCTCCAGAAGGAGGACGTGGCATTAATCGTCTATGAGATGCTCCAgaacatttttactattttcaatAGAGATTTCTCTAGGACTGGCTGGAATAAGACTATTGTTGAGAACTTCCTTGCTAATGTCTATCAGCACATAGAACATTTGAAGACAATCCTgaaagaaaaatgggagaaaaaagaattcaCCAGGGAAAAATCCATGAGCAGTCTACACCTGAAAAGATATTATGGGAGGATTCTGCATTACCTGATGGCCAAGGAGtacagccactgtgcctggaccatAGTCAGTGCGGAAATCCTCAGGAACTTTTACTTTATTGACAGACTTACAGGTTACCTCTGA